A section of the Pseudomonas flavescens genome encodes:
- a CDS encoding transglycosylase SLT domain-containing protein codes for MRCRLPSLLSCLILCATTATLSQAASLPQQRQYYDEAKAALAKGDKGPYQRYASALRDYPLTPYLAYDELTARLKWASNDEIEAFLAAHGDLPQANWMKLRWLRWLAERGEWQTFAKYYDPNLNFTELDCFNGQRQLNQGQTAEGYASAEKLWLVGKSQPEACDRLFDRWAAEGQLTEQRRWQRTKLAAEARNYSLATFLSKDLPTLSNHGKLLVEVGQKPQILTQTARFMPADDAMGDVVSLGLRRLARQDPEQALSLLEGYSQRMRFSEQEKVAIANEIGLTLARRFDPRALDVMAKYDPNLRDDTVSEWRARLLLRLGRWDDAYKLISRMPDSLISTNRWRYWQARSLQLAQPNGKAAQPLFHELAKERDFYGFMAADQVKEPYYLKNAPLPLSAAVIKKVRNAPGIRRAMEFHDRGQIVDGRREWYHASRHFDRDELVAQARLAYDMEWYFPAIRTISQAKYWDDLDVRFPMAHREPLTAEAKKRGLHSSWVFAITRQESGFMADAKSHAGAMGLMQVMPATAKETAKKYGIPLSNPNNALLPSVNIQLGAAYLSQIYGQFNGNRVLASAAYNAGPGRVRQWLRGANHLSYDVWVENIPFNETRQYVQNVLSYAVIYGDKLNAPQPLVGWHERYFDQ; via the coding sequence ATGCGCTGTCGTTTGCCCAGTCTGCTGTCCTGCCTGATCCTTTGCGCCACCACGGCAACCCTGAGCCAGGCAGCCAGCCTGCCCCAGCAACGCCAGTACTACGACGAGGCCAAAGCAGCCCTCGCCAAGGGCGACAAGGGCCCCTATCAGCGCTATGCCAGCGCCTTGCGTGACTACCCGCTGACGCCCTACTTGGCGTACGACGAGCTCACTGCGCGCCTGAAATGGGCCAGCAACGACGAGATCGAGGCCTTTCTCGCGGCCCATGGTGACCTGCCTCAGGCCAACTGGATGAAGCTGCGCTGGTTGCGCTGGCTGGCCGAGCGTGGCGAATGGCAGACCTTCGCCAAGTACTACGATCCGAACCTCAATTTCACCGAACTGGACTGCTTCAACGGCCAGCGCCAGCTCAATCAGGGCCAGACCGCCGAAGGCTACGCCAGCGCCGAGAAGCTGTGGCTGGTCGGCAAGTCGCAACCGGAAGCCTGTGATCGCCTGTTCGACCGCTGGGCCGCCGAAGGGCAACTGACCGAACAGCGCCGCTGGCAACGTACCAAGCTGGCTGCCGAAGCGCGCAACTACAGCCTGGCCACCTTCCTGAGCAAGGACCTGCCGACGCTCAGCAACCACGGCAAACTGCTCGTGGAAGTCGGCCAGAAGCCGCAGATCCTCACCCAGACCGCGCGCTTCATGCCGGCCGACGACGCCATGGGCGACGTGGTCAGCCTGGGCCTGCGCCGCCTCGCTCGCCAGGACCCGGAACAGGCCCTGAGCCTGCTCGAAGGCTATTCCCAGCGCATGCGCTTCTCCGAGCAGGAGAAGGTGGCCATCGCCAACGAGATCGGCTTGACCCTGGCACGCCGCTTCGACCCGCGTGCCCTCGACGTGATGGCCAAGTACGACCCCAACCTGCGTGACGACACCGTCAGCGAGTGGCGCGCGCGCCTGCTGCTGCGCCTGGGTCGCTGGGACGATGCCTACAAACTGATCAGCCGCATGCCCGACTCCCTGATCAGCACCAACCGCTGGCGTTACTGGCAGGCGCGCAGCCTGCAGTTGGCGCAACCCAACGGCAAGGCCGCACAGCCGCTGTTCCACGAACTGGCCAAGGAGCGCGACTTCTATGGCTTCATGGCTGCCGACCAGGTCAAGGAACCCTACTACCTGAAAAACGCGCCGCTGCCGCTCAGCGCCGCGGTGATCAAGAAGGTCCGCAACGCCCCCGGCATCCGCCGTGCCATGGAATTCCATGACCGTGGCCAGATCGTCGACGGCCGCCGCGAGTGGTACCACGCCAGCCGTCATTTCGACCGCGACGAACTGGTCGCCCAGGCACGCCTGGCCTACGACATGGAGTGGTACTTCCCGGCCATTCGCACCATCAGCCAGGCCAAGTACTGGGATGACCTCGACGTGCGCTTCCCGATGGCCCATCGCGAACCGCTGACCGCCGAAGCGAAGAAACGCGGCCTGCATTCCAGCTGGGTGTTCGCCATCACCCGCCAGGAAAGCGGCTTCATGGCCGACGCCAAATCCCACGCCGGCGCCATGGGCCTGATGCAGGTCATGCCCGCCACCGCCAAGGAGACCGCCAAGAAGTACGGCATTCCCCTGAGCAACCCCAACAACGCCCTGCTGCCGAGCGTCAACATCCAGCTTGGCGCCGCCTACCTGAGCCAGATCTACGGCCAGTTCAACGGCAACCGCGTGCTGGCCTCGGCCGCTTACAACGCCGGCCCAGGCCGCGTTCGCCAATGGCTGCGCGGCGCCAACCACCTGTCCTACGACGTATGGGTCGAAAACATCCCGTTCAATGAAACCCGCCAGTACGTGCAGAACGTGCTGTCCTATGCGGTGATCTACGGCGACAAACTCAACGCCCCGCAGCCGCTGGTAGGCTGGCACGAGCGTTATTTCGACCAATAA
- a CDS encoding DUF1653 domain-containing protein codes for MSLQPGLYRHYKGPEYRVLGVARHSETEEDVVVYQALYGEYGLWVRPLEMFQGEVELDGKRVPRFAFVEGEASVLRRP; via the coding sequence ATGTCGCTGCAGCCCGGTCTCTACCGTCACTACAAAGGTCCCGAGTACCGCGTACTGGGTGTAGCCCGGCATTCCGAGACGGAAGAGGACGTGGTCGTTTACCAGGCCCTGTATGGCGAATATGGCCTCTGGGTGCGACCGCTGGAGATGTTCCAGGGCGAGGTCGAACTGGACGGCAAGCGGGTTCCGCGCTTTGCTTTTGTCGAGGGTGAGGCAAGCGTTCTGCGTCGTCCCTGA
- the fadB gene encoding fatty acid oxidation complex subunit alpha FadB produces the protein MIYEGKAITVKALESGIVELKFDLKGESVNKFNRLTLSELRQSVDAIKADASIKGVIVSSGKDVFIVGADITEFVDNFKLPEEQLVSGNLEANRIFSDFEDLAVPTVVAINGIALGGGLEMCLAADYRIMAEGAKIGLPEVKLGIYPGFGGTVRLPRLIGTDNAVEWIASGKENRADEALKVGAVDAVVSADKLQAGALDLIKRAISGELDYKAKRQPKLEKLKLNAIEQMMAFETAKGFVAGQAGPNYPAPVEAIKTIQKAANFGRDKALEVEAAGFAKLAKTSVAESLIGLFLNDQELKKKAKAHDAIAQDVKLAAVLGAGIMGGGIAYQSASKGTPILMKDIREEGIKMGLGEASKLLGKRVEKGRMTTAQMAESLSAIRPTMSYGDFGHVDIVVEAVVENPKVKQAVLAEVEAAVKEDTILASNTSTISISLLAKALKRPENFVGMHFFNPVHMMPLVEVIRGEKSSEKAVATTVAYAKKMGKNPIVVNDCPGFLVNRVLFPYFGGFSKLLSFGIDFARIDKVMEKFGWPMGPAYLSDVVGIDTGHHGRDVMAEGFPDRMAVEGRTAVDVMYEANRLGQKNGKGFYAYETDKRGKPKKVTDPEAYELLKSIVVERRELSDEDIINTMMIPLCLETVRCLEDGIVETAAEADMGLIYGIGFPPFRGGALRYIDSVGVAEFVALADKYADLGALYQPTEKLREMAKNGQTFFG, from the coding sequence ATGATTTACGAAGGTAAAGCCATCACGGTTAAGGCTCTTGAAAGCGGCATCGTCGAACTCAAGTTCGATCTCAAGGGTGAGTCCGTCAACAAGTTCAATCGTCTGACCCTGAGCGAGCTCCGTCAGTCCGTCGACGCGATCAAGGCCGACGCCTCGATCAAAGGCGTGATCGTCAGCAGCGGCAAGGACGTTTTCATCGTCGGTGCCGACATCACCGAGTTCGTCGACAACTTCAAGCTGCCGGAAGAGCAACTGGTCTCCGGTAACCTGGAAGCCAACAGGATCTTCAGTGATTTCGAAGACCTGGCAGTGCCCACCGTCGTCGCCATCAACGGCATCGCCCTGGGTGGCGGCCTGGAAATGTGTCTGGCCGCCGATTACCGGATCATGGCCGAAGGCGCCAAGATCGGTCTGCCCGAGGTCAAGTTGGGGATCTACCCAGGCTTCGGTGGCACCGTGCGCCTGCCGCGCCTGATCGGTACCGACAACGCCGTCGAGTGGATCGCCTCCGGCAAGGAAAACCGTGCCGATGAAGCCCTCAAGGTCGGTGCGGTGGACGCCGTGGTCAGCGCTGACAAGCTGCAGGCCGGTGCCCTGGACCTGATCAAGCGCGCGATTTCCGGTGAGCTGGATTACAAGGCCAAGCGTCAGCCCAAGCTGGAAAAGCTCAAGCTCAACGCCATCGAGCAGATGATGGCCTTCGAAACCGCCAAGGGTTTCGTCGCAGGCCAGGCCGGCCCGAACTACCCGGCACCGGTCGAAGCGATCAAGACCATTCAGAAAGCCGCCAACTTCGGCCGTGACAAGGCGCTGGAAGTCGAAGCCGCCGGTTTCGCCAAGCTGGCCAAGACCTCGGTCGCGGAAAGCCTGATCGGCCTGTTCCTCAACGATCAGGAACTGAAGAAGAAAGCCAAGGCCCACGACGCCATCGCCCAGGACGTGAAACTGGCCGCTGTGCTGGGTGCCGGCATCATGGGCGGCGGTATCGCCTACCAGTCGGCGTCCAAAGGCACGCCGATCCTGATGAAGGATATCCGCGAAGAGGGGATCAAGATGGGCCTGGGCGAGGCCTCCAAGCTGCTCGGCAAGCGCGTCGAGAAGGGTCGCATGACCACCGCGCAGATGGCCGAATCGCTGAGCGCCATTCGCCCGACCATGTCCTATGGCGACTTCGGCCATGTCGACATCGTCGTCGAAGCCGTGGTCGAGAACCCCAAGGTCAAGCAGGCCGTGCTGGCCGAGGTCGAGGCGGCGGTCAAGGAGGACACCATTCTGGCCTCCAACACCTCGACCATTTCCATCAGCTTGCTGGCCAAGGCCCTCAAGCGCCCGGAAAACTTCGTCGGCATGCACTTCTTCAACCCGGTGCACATGATGCCTCTGGTCGAAGTCATCCGTGGTGAGAAGTCCAGCGAGAAGGCGGTTGCCACCACCGTGGCGTACGCCAAGAAGATGGGCAAGAACCCGATCGTGGTCAACGATTGCCCGGGCTTCCTGGTCAACCGCGTGCTGTTCCCGTACTTCGGCGGCTTCTCCAAGCTGCTCAGCTTCGGTATCGACTTCGCACGTATCGACAAGGTCATGGAGAAGTTCGGCTGGCCCATGGGCCCGGCCTATCTGTCCGACGTGGTCGGCATCGATACCGGCCACCACGGCCGTGACGTGATGGCCGAAGGCTTCCCGGATCGCATGGCGGTAGAAGGCCGCACCGCGGTCGACGTGATGTACGAAGCCAATCGCCTGGGCCAGAAGAACGGCAAGGGCTTCTACGCCTACGAGACCGACAAGCGCGGCAAGCCGAAGAAGGTCACCGACCCCGAGGCTTACGAGCTGCTCAAGTCGATCGTGGTCGAGCGGCGCGAGCTGAGCGACGAGGACATCATCAACACCATGATGATCCCGCTCTGTCTGGAAACCGTGCGCTGCCTGGAAGACGGTATCGTCGAAACGGCTGCCGAGGCCGACATGGGCCTGATCTACGGCATCGGTTTCCCACCGTTCCGCGGTGGTGCGCTGCGCTACATCGACAGTGTCGGGGTAGCCGAATTCGTGGCCCTGGCCGACAAGTACGCCGATCTGGGCGCGCTGTATCAGCCGACCGAGAAACTGCGTGAAATGGCCAAAAACGGCCAGACCTTCTTTGGTTAA
- a CDS encoding universal stress protein, whose translation MSYQHILVAVDLTEECDPVMKRAQALASSTQAKLSVVHIVEPMAMAFGGDVPMDLSMLQQQQFEQAKERLDAFALKHPQLGTESRHLAYGQPRQEIHRLASEQHCDLIIVGSHGRHGLALLLGSTANDVLHGAPCDVLAVSLKKPSV comes from the coding sequence ATGTCCTACCAGCACATTCTGGTCGCCGTCGATCTGACCGAGGAGTGCGACCCGGTAATGAAGCGCGCCCAGGCCCTGGCCAGCAGCACCCAGGCGAAACTGTCCGTGGTGCACATCGTCGAACCCATGGCCATGGCCTTTGGTGGCGACGTACCGATGGACCTGTCGATGCTGCAGCAACAGCAGTTCGAACAGGCCAAGGAGCGCCTCGACGCCTTCGCCCTCAAACACCCGCAGCTCGGCACCGAAAGCCGCCACCTCGCTTACGGCCAGCCGCGCCAGGAAATCCACCGCCTGGCTTCCGAACAGCACTGCGATCTGATCATCGTCGGCAGCCATGGCCGTCACGGCCTGGCCCTGCTGCTCGGCTCGACCGCCAATGACGTACTGCACGGCGCGCCCTGCGACGTACTGGCCGTCAGCCTGAAAAAGCCGTCGGTCTGA
- the fadA gene encoding acetyl-CoA C-acyltransferase FadA, whose translation MSLNPRDAVIVDFGRTPMGRSKGGMHRNTRAETLSAQLISKLLERNDKVDPKEVEDVIWGCVNQTLEQGWNIARMASLMTQIPHTSAGQTVSRLCGSSMSALHTAVQAIQTGNGDVFVVGGVEHMGHVGMMHGVDPNPHLSLYAAKASGMMGLTAEMLGKMHGITREAQDKFGVRSHQLAHKATVEGKFKDEIIPLQGYDENGFLKVFDYDETIRPETTLESLANLKPAFNPKGGTVTAGTSSQITDGASCMIVMSAQRAQDLGIQPMAVVRAMAVAGVDPAIMGYGPVPSTQKALKRAGLTIDDIDFVELNEAFAAQALPVLKDLKLLDKMEEKVNLHGGAIALGHPFGCSGARISGTLLNVMKQNNGTFGVATMCVGLGQGITTVFERI comes from the coding sequence ATGAGCCTGAATCCAAGAGATGCAGTCATCGTCGACTTCGGCCGTACCCCAATGGGGCGTTCCAAGGGCGGCATGCACCGTAATACCCGTGCCGAGACCCTGTCCGCGCAGCTGATCAGCAAACTGCTGGAACGCAACGACAAGGTCGATCCCAAGGAAGTCGAAGACGTCATCTGGGGTTGCGTCAACCAGACCCTGGAGCAGGGCTGGAACATCGCGCGCATGGCGTCGCTGATGACCCAGATCCCGCACACCAGTGCCGGGCAGACCGTCAGCCGCCTGTGCGGTTCGTCGATGAGCGCGCTGCACACCGCCGTGCAGGCGATCCAGACCGGTAACGGTGATGTGTTCGTGGTCGGCGGCGTGGAGCACATGGGCCACGTCGGCATGATGCACGGCGTTGACCCGAACCCGCACCTGTCGCTGTACGCTGCCAAGGCCTCCGGCATGATGGGCCTGACCGCCGAGATGCTGGGCAAGATGCACGGCATCACCCGTGAAGCTCAGGACAAGTTCGGCGTGCGTTCGCACCAGTTGGCCCACAAGGCCACTGTCGAAGGCAAGTTCAAGGACGAGATCATCCCGCTGCAGGGTTACGACGAAAACGGCTTCCTCAAGGTCTTCGACTACGACGAAACCATTCGTCCCGAAACCACCCTGGAAAGCCTGGCCAACCTCAAGCCTGCGTTCAATCCCAAGGGCGGCACCGTCACGGCGGGTACCTCCTCGCAGATCACCGATGGCGCTTCCTGCATGATCGTCATGTCCGCTCAGCGTGCTCAGGATCTCGGCATCCAGCCAATGGCAGTGGTTCGCGCCATGGCCGTGGCCGGTGTTGACCCGGCGATCATGGGTTACGGTCCTGTACCGTCCACCCAGAAGGCGCTCAAGCGCGCCGGTCTGACCATCGACGACATCGATTTCGTCGAGCTCAACGAAGCCTTCGCTGCCCAGGCCCTGCCCGTGCTGAAGGACCTCAAACTGCTCGACAAGATGGAAGAGAAGGTCAACCTGCACGGCGGCGCCATCGCTCTGGGTCACCCGTTCGGTTGTTCCGGGGCGCGTATCTCCGGTACCCTGCTGAACGTGATGAAGCAGAACAACGGTACCTTCGGCGTGGCGACCATGTGCGTCGGCCTGGGGCAGGGTATCACCACGGTGTTCGAGCGCATCTGA
- a CDS encoding ATP-binding cassette domain-containing protein produces MTLLKFTDVSLAFGAMPLLDKVSWQIARGERVCIIGRNGTGKSSMLKLVKGDQKPDDGAVWRAPGLKIGELPQELPVADGRTVFDVVAQGLDGVGELLAQYHHLAQNCVTEEDLNKLMHVQQDLEARDGWRLQQLVDSTLSRLQLPADKTLAQLSGGWRRRVLLAQALVSEPDLLLLDEPTNHLDIGAIAWLEEALKDFQGAVLFITHDRSFLQNLATRILELDRGGLIDWNGDYASFLVHKEAALAAEETANALFDKRLAQEEVWIRQGIKARRTRNEGRVRALKALRVERSERRERTGKANIQLDTAEKSGKQVMVLENVSFAHAGGPFLIRDFSMVLQRGDRIGLLGANGTGKTTLLKLMLNGLQPTSGTVEEGTKIDVAYFDQLRHQLDLEKTVIDNVAEGRDFIEIDGQNRHVLSYLGDFLFSPQRARTPVKALSGGERARLLLAKLFSKPANLLVLDEPTNDLDVETLELLEEVLLTFKGTVLMVSHDRAFLDNVVTSTLVFEGEGKVREYVGGYQDWLRQGGSPRLLGVGETKSGKAELGSAVVEAPVAAPVAAPVESAPAAKKKLSYKHQRELDAMPEQIDAAEQKIAELEGQIADPAFYQQSAEHTAAVLAQLQAQQEELDRLVERWAELEG; encoded by the coding sequence ATGACCCTGCTCAAGTTCACCGATGTATCCCTGGCCTTTGGCGCCATGCCGCTGCTGGACAAGGTGTCTTGGCAGATCGCCCGGGGCGAGCGGGTGTGCATCATCGGTCGCAATGGCACCGGCAAGTCCAGCATGCTCAAGCTGGTCAAGGGTGACCAGAAGCCCGATGACGGTGCCGTGTGGCGCGCGCCGGGTCTGAAGATCGGCGAGTTGCCCCAGGAATTGCCGGTGGCCGACGGGCGTACCGTGTTCGACGTCGTCGCCCAGGGGCTCGACGGCGTGGGCGAGTTGCTCGCTCAGTACCACCACCTGGCACAGAACTGCGTCACCGAAGAGGACCTGAACAAGCTGATGCACGTTCAGCAGGACCTCGAAGCCCGTGATGGCTGGCGCCTGCAGCAACTGGTCGACAGCACCCTGAGCCGTCTGCAGTTGCCTGCCGACAAGACCCTGGCCCAGCTGTCCGGTGGCTGGCGCCGCCGCGTGCTGCTGGCCCAGGCGCTGGTCAGCGAGCCGGATCTGCTGCTGCTCGACGAGCCGACCAACCACCTGGACATCGGCGCGATCGCCTGGCTGGAAGAAGCCCTCAAGGATTTCCAGGGCGCGGTGCTGTTCATCACCCACGACCGTTCCTTCCTGCAGAACCTGGCCACGCGCATTCTCGAACTGGATCGCGGCGGCCTGATCGACTGGAATGGCGATTACGCCAGCTTCCTGGTGCACAAGGAGGCCGCGCTGGCCGCCGAGGAAACCGCCAACGCGCTGTTCGACAAGCGCCTGGCCCAGGAAGAGGTATGGATCCGTCAGGGCATCAAGGCCCGACGTACCCGTAACGAAGGCCGTGTGCGCGCCCTCAAGGCCCTGCGCGTGGAGCGCAGCGAGCGTCGCGAGCGCACCGGCAAGGCCAACATTCAGCTCGACACCGCGGAGAAATCCGGCAAGCAGGTGATGGTGCTGGAGAACGTCAGCTTCGCGCACGCGGGCGGACCGTTCCTGATTCGCGATTTCTCCATGGTGCTGCAGCGCGGCGACCGTATCGGCCTGCTGGGCGCCAACGGCACCGGCAAGACCACCCTGTTGAAACTGATGCTCAATGGTCTGCAGCCGACCAGCGGCACGGTGGAAGAGGGCACCAAGATCGATGTCGCCTACTTCGATCAGTTGCGCCACCAACTGGACCTGGAAAAGACCGTTATCGACAACGTGGCCGAAGGCCGTGACTTCATCGAGATCGACGGGCAGAACCGCCACGTGCTCAGCTACCTCGGCGACTTCCTGTTCAGCCCGCAGCGTGCTCGTACGCCGGTCAAGGCGCTGTCCGGTGGCGAGCGTGCGCGTCTGCTGCTGGCCAAGCTGTTCAGCAAGCCGGCCAACCTGCTGGTCCTCGATGAGCCGACCAACGACCTCGACGTGGAGACCCTCGAACTGCTCGAGGAAGTGCTGCTGACCTTCAAGGGCACCGTGCTGATGGTCAGCCACGACCGGGCATTCCTCGACAACGTGGTCACCAGCACGCTGGTCTTCGAAGGCGAGGGCAAGGTGCGCGAGTACGTCGGTGGTTATCAGGACTGGCTGCGCCAGGGTGGTTCGCCGCGCCTGCTGGGCGTTGGCGAGACCAAGTCGGGCAAGGCCGAGCTGGGTTCCGCAGTGGTCGAGGCGCCTGTCGCCGCCCCCGTTGCCGCCCCGGTGGAAAGCGCGCCGGCAGCCAAGAAGAAACTCAGCTACAAGCATCAGCGTGAGCTGGACGCCATGCCCGAGCAGATCGATGCTGCAGAGCAGAAGATCGCCGAGCTGGAAGGGCAGATCGCCGATCCTGCGTTCTATCAGCAGTCGGCAGAGCACACCGCTGCGGTGCTGGCGCAGTTGCAGGCGCAGCAGGAAGAGCTGGACCGTCTGGTGGAGCGCTGGGCTGAACTGGAAGGCTGA
- the topA gene encoding type I DNA topoisomerase, protein MGKSLVIVESPAKAKTINKYLGSQYVVKSSIGHIRDLPTSGGAAAKEPAKRGKAAAGETPALSPKEKAKRQLFNRMGVDPEHGWKAKYEILPGKEKVVEELRRLAKEADTIYLATDLDREGEAIAWHLRESIGGDDSRYKRVVFNEITKKAIQEAFSAPGELDINRVNAQQARRFLDRVVGYMVSPLLWAKIARGLSAGRVQSVAVKLVVEREKEIRAFVPEEYWEVHADLGTAKGANVRFEVARENGAAFKPLNEAQAMAALATLKASSYSIAKREDKPTSSKPSAPFITSTLQQAASTRLGFGVKKTMMMAQRLYEAGYITYMRTDSTNLSADAIEMVRGFIDGEYGKKYLPEKPNVYSSKEGAQEAHEAIRPSDVNLRPTQLSGMERDAERLYELIWRQFVACQMLPAEYLSTTVTVTAAQFELRAKGRILKFDGYTRALPQISKPGDDAVLPEMKEGEALKLIKLDPSQHFTKPPARYSEASLVKEMEKRGIGRPSTYAAIISTIQDRGYVALHNRRFYSEKMGDIVTERLSESFSDLMDYGFTAGMEENLDDVAQGEREWKHLLDEFYGDFKKKLEVAADGDNGMRANTPTLTDIACRDCGRPMMIRTASTGVFLGCSGYALPPKERCKATVNLVPGDEIAADDEGESESRVLLGKHRCPICATAMDAYLLDETRKLHICGNNPDCAGYEIEQGQFRIKGYEGPSLECDKCGSQMQLKTGRFGKFFGCTNSECKNTRKLLRSGEPAPPKMDAVKMPELKCEKVDDTYVLRDGASGLFLAASQFPKNRETRAPLVLELIPHKDEIDPKYHFLIDAPAKDPEGRAAVIRYSRKTKEQYVQTEVDGKPTGWKAFFDGGKWKVEDKR, encoded by the coding sequence ATGGGTAAATCGCTGGTCATCGTGGAATCCCCGGCCAAGGCCAAGACCATCAACAAGTATCTGGGCAGCCAGTACGTGGTGAAGTCGAGCATCGGCCACATCCGCGACCTCCCCACCAGTGGCGGGGCGGCAGCCAAAGAGCCTGCCAAGCGCGGCAAGGCTGCAGCTGGCGAAACGCCGGCCCTGTCGCCCAAGGAAAAGGCCAAGCGTCAGCTGTTCAACCGCATGGGCGTCGATCCCGAGCATGGCTGGAAGGCCAAGTACGAGATCCTGCCCGGCAAGGAAAAAGTGGTCGAGGAACTGCGTCGCCTGGCCAAGGAAGCCGACACCATCTATCTCGCGACCGACTTGGATAGAGAGGGGGAGGCGATCGCCTGGCACCTGCGCGAGTCCATCGGTGGCGACGACAGCCGCTACAAGCGCGTGGTGTTCAACGAAATCACCAAGAAGGCCATCCAGGAGGCGTTCTCCGCCCCGGGCGAGCTGGATATCAATCGGGTCAATGCCCAGCAGGCGCGCCGCTTCCTCGATCGCGTGGTGGGCTACATGGTTTCGCCGCTGCTGTGGGCGAAGATCGCCCGTGGCCTGTCCGCCGGCCGGGTGCAGTCCGTTGCCGTGAAGCTGGTGGTCGAGCGTGAGAAGGAAATCCGCGCGTTCGTCCCTGAAGAATACTGGGAAGTGCACGCCGACCTGGGCACCGCCAAGGGTGCCAATGTGCGCTTCGAAGTGGCCCGCGAGAACGGTGCGGCCTTCAAGCCGCTCAACGAAGCCCAGGCCATGGCAGCGCTGGCGACCCTCAAGGCGTCGAGCTACAGCATCGCCAAGCGTGAGGACAAACCGACCAGCAGCAAGCCGTCGGCACCGTTCATCACCTCCACGTTGCAGCAGGCCGCGAGCACGCGCCTCGGTTTCGGTGTGAAGAAGACCATGATGATGGCCCAGCGTCTCTACGAGGCGGGCTACATCACTTACATGCGTACCGACTCCACCAACCTGTCGGCCGATGCCATCGAAATGGTGCGCGGCTTCATCGACGGTGAGTACGGCAAGAAATACCTCCCGGAGAAGCCCAACGTCTACTCCAGCAAGGAGGGCGCCCAGGAGGCGCACGAAGCGATTCGTCCTTCCGACGTCAATCTGCGGCCGACCCAGCTGTCCGGCATGGAGCGCGATGCCGAGCGCCTGTACGAGCTGATCTGGCGCCAGTTCGTTGCCTGCCAGATGCTGCCGGCCGAATACTTGTCGACCACCGTCACCGTCACTGCCGCCCAGTTCGAGCTGCGTGCCAAGGGGCGTATTCTCAAGTTCGACGGTTACACCCGCGCATTGCCGCAAATCAGCAAGCCGGGCGACGACGCCGTGCTGCCGGAAATGAAAGAGGGCGAGGCGCTCAAGCTGATCAAGCTCGACCCCAGCCAGCACTTCACCAAGCCGCCGGCACGCTACTCGGAAGCCAGCCTGGTCAAGGAAATGGAGAAGCGCGGGATCGGTCGTCCGTCCACCTACGCAGCGATCATTTCCACCATTCAGGATCGTGGCTACGTGGCGTTGCACAACCGCCGCTTCTATTCGGAAAAAATGGGCGACATCGTTACCGAGCGCCTTTCCGAGAGCTTCTCCGACCTGATGGACTACGGCTTCACCGCCGGCATGGAAGAGAACCTCGATGACGTGGCCCAGGGCGAGCGCGAGTGGAAGCACCTGCTCGACGAGTTCTACGGCGACTTCAAGAAGAAGCTCGAAGTGGCCGCCGATGGCGACAATGGCATGCGTGCCAACACGCCAACGCTGACCGATATCGCGTGCCGCGATTGTGGCCGGCCGATGATGATCCGTACCGCCTCCACCGGCGTGTTCCTCGGCTGCTCGGGCTATGCCCTGCCACCGAAGGAGCGCTGCAAGGCCACCGTCAACCTGGTGCCCGGTGACGAGATCGCCGCGGATGACGAGGGCGAGTCCGAGTCCCGTGTACTGCTTGGCAAGCACCGCTGCCCGATCTGTGCGACGGCGATGGATGCCTATCTGCTGGACGAAACGCGCAAACTGCACATCTGCGGCAACAACCCGGACTGCGCCGGTTATGAGATCGAGCAGGGCCAGTTCCGCATCAAGGGCTACGAAGGGCCGAGCCTGGAGTGCGACAAGTGCGGCAGCCAGATGCAGCTCAAGACCGGGCGCTTCGGCAAGTTCTTCGGCTGCACCAACAGCGAGTGCAAGAACACCCGCAAGCTGCTGCGCAGCGGCGAGCCCGCGCCACCCAAGATGGATGCGGTGAAGATGCCGGAGCTCAAGTGCGAGAAGGTCGATGACACCTACGTGTTGCGTGATGGCGCCTCGGGCTTGTTCCTGGCTGCCAGCCAGTTCCCGAAAAACCGCGAGACCCGTGCACCGCTGGTGCTCGAACTGATCCCGCACAAGGACGAGATCGATCCGAAGTACCACTTCCTGATCGATGCGCCGGCCAAGGATCCTGAAGGTCGCGCTGCGGTCATCCGTTACAGCCGCAAGACCAAGGAGCAGTACGTACAGACCGAAGTGGACGGCAAGCCCACCGGCTGGAAGGCGTTCTTCGACGGCGGCAAGTGGAAGGTCGAAGACAAGCGTTGA